The following proteins are encoded in a genomic region of Pseudodesulfovibrio mercurii:
- the greA gene encoding transcription elongation factor GreA: MDRIPISKQGFEKISQELEDLKAQRPAIIQAIAEARAEGDLSENAGYDAARERQGMLEARISYINSHMPLFDVLDLDALSGERAIFGATVEVEDIDTEERRTFTLLGPDDADHKKGSISVLSPMGQAILGKEEGDEVIVDAPRGRIEYEIVSVQFLGVAGLGFK; encoded by the coding sequence ATGGATCGCATTCCCATTTCGAAACAGGGATTTGAAAAGATCTCCCAGGAACTTGAGGACCTCAAGGCCCAGCGTCCGGCCATCATCCAGGCCATCGCCGAGGCGCGCGCGGAAGGCGACCTCTCCGAGAACGCCGGTTACGACGCCGCCCGCGAGCGCCAGGGCATGCTCGAAGCGCGCATCTCCTACATCAACTCGCACATGCCGTTGTTCGACGTGCTCGACCTGGACGCCCTGTCCGGTGAACGGGCCATATTCGGCGCCACCGTGGAGGTCGAGGACATCGACACCGAGGAGCGGCGCACCTTCACCCTGCTCGGCCCGGACGACGCGGACCACAAGAAGGGCTCCATCTCCGTGCTCTCCCCCATGGGCCAGGCGATCCTGGGCAAGGAAGAGGGCGACGAGGTCATCGTGGACGCCCCGCGCGGCCGCATCGAGTACGAGATCGTCTCCGTCCAGTTCCTCGGCGTCGCCGGACTGGGCTTCAAGTAG
- a CDS encoding RluA family pseudouridine synthase: MTPADDLRIVYEDAVVVVVDKPSGLLSVPGKGEANQDCVVARVKARHPGCIDQPSVHRLDQDTSGLLVLALSAEAHRDLSGQFMDRLVGKRYVALIDGVVEGQGGIIELKFRLDPDNRPYQVYDPVNGKRGVTRWRKLSVEDGRTRVEFMPHTGRTHQLRLHSAHEKGLGLPIVGDRLYGTGTGPGQLKLHASLLRFRHPVTRAPLEFVSAPPF, from the coding sequence ATGACCCCGGCCGACGACCTGAGGATCGTCTACGAGGACGCGGTCGTCGTGGTCGTGGACAAGCCGTCCGGCCTGCTGTCCGTGCCGGGCAAGGGCGAGGCCAACCAGGACTGCGTGGTCGCCCGGGTCAAGGCCCGCCACCCCGGCTGCATCGATCAGCCCTCGGTCCACCGCCTGGACCAGGACACCTCGGGCCTGCTCGTCCTGGCATTGAGCGCCGAGGCCCACCGCGACCTGTCCGGCCAGTTCATGGACCGGCTGGTGGGCAAGCGGTACGTGGCCCTCATCGACGGCGTGGTGGAAGGACAGGGCGGGATCATCGAGCTGAAGTTCCGCCTGGACCCGGACAACCGCCCGTACCAGGTCTACGACCCGGTGAACGGCAAGCGCGGCGTGACCCGCTGGCGCAAATTGTCCGTGGAGGACGGCCGCACCCGCGTGGAGTTCATGCCGCACACCGGCCGGACCCACCAGCTGCGCCTGCACTCGGCCCATGAAAAGGGGCTCGGACTGCCCATCGTCGGCGACCGCCTTTACGGCACCGGCACCGGACCGGGCCAGCTCAAGCTTCACGCCTCGCTGCTGCGCTTCCGCCACCCCGTGACCCGCGCGCCCCTGGAATTCGTCTCCGCGCCCCCGTTCTGA
- a CDS encoding glutamine synthetase III: MSGYQTRQNAINAVTNYKPSIEPLNFAETSPAEIFGSNVFNDKVMKAMLPREVYKSLMKTKLAGEKMDPSIAGPVAAAMREWAMAKGATHYTHVFYPLTGLTAEKHDSFLNPDGAGGAIAEFEGKLLIQGEPDASSFPSGGLRATFEARGYTAWDVTNPAYILENPNGTFLCIPTAFVSWKGHALDKKTPLLRANQALNKAGRRFLKLFGSDDGSLVVSNAGPEQEYFLLDRNFFFARPDLMVCGRTLFGAKPSKGQELDDHYFGAIPRRVLSFMMEVERELYKLGVPVKTRHNEVAPGQFEIAPVYEQSNLATDHNQMVMTTLKSVAKKHGMACLLHEKPFAGINGSGKHLNYSISTSSQGSLYSPGNTPHKNMQFLAVTAATIRAVEKYAKLLRAVVASAGNDHRLGANEAPPAIISIFLGEELAEIFNQIELGDLKGCKAKGCLEMGVDSLPPLPLDSGDRNRTSPFAFTGNRFEFRAVGSNQSIAGAQVALNTILAESLDFITDEILKITGGKKAGLKEACQKVLQGIMKKHGHVIFNGDGYADAWQKEAAKRGLPNLKTTPDALPAIIDKEVVAVFEKYGVLSKDELHSRYEIYHEQYCQHIVTESLLTVKVAKTIILPSAIRYQGELAQVAASIKAIGIEPRTILLQEVTDKLRDLQQNIVALEKIIAKDDFKTVEEDAKYKVEKTLPAMLAVREVVDALEGIVADDLWPLPSYQEMLFIK; the protein is encoded by the coding sequence ATGAGCGGATACCAGACTCGTCAGAACGCAATCAATGCGGTGACCAACTACAAACCCAGCATCGAGCCCCTGAATTTCGCGGAGACCTCCCCGGCGGAGATCTTCGGTTCCAACGTCTTCAACGACAAGGTCATGAAGGCCATGCTGCCCAGGGAGGTCTACAAATCCCTGATGAAGACCAAACTGGCCGGCGAGAAGATGGATCCGTCCATCGCCGGACCCGTGGCCGCCGCCATGCGCGAGTGGGCCATGGCCAAGGGTGCGACCCATTACACCCACGTCTTCTATCCGCTGACCGGCCTGACCGCCGAGAAGCATGACAGCTTCCTGAACCCCGACGGCGCCGGCGGGGCCATCGCCGAGTTCGAGGGCAAGCTCCTGATCCAGGGTGAGCCCGACGCCTCCTCCTTCCCGTCCGGCGGCCTGCGCGCCACCTTCGAAGCCCGCGGCTACACCGCCTGGGACGTGACCAACCCGGCCTACATCCTGGAGAACCCCAACGGCACCTTCCTGTGCATCCCGACCGCCTTCGTCTCCTGGAAAGGCCATGCCCTGGACAAGAAGACCCCGCTGCTGCGCGCCAACCAGGCCCTGAACAAGGCCGGCCGCCGCTTCCTCAAGCTGTTCGGCTCCGACGACGGCTCCCTGGTCGTGTCCAACGCCGGTCCGGAACAGGAATACTTCCTGCTCGACCGCAACTTCTTCTTCGCCCGTCCCGACCTGATGGTCTGCGGCCGGACCCTGTTCGGCGCCAAGCCCTCCAAGGGCCAGGAGCTGGACGACCACTACTTCGGCGCCATCCCGCGCCGCGTGCTCTCCTTCATGATGGAGGTCGAGCGTGAACTGTACAAGCTGGGCGTGCCGGTCAAGACCCGCCACAACGAAGTGGCCCCCGGCCAGTTCGAGATCGCCCCGGTCTACGAGCAGTCCAACCTGGCCACCGACCACAACCAGATGGTCATGACCACCCTGAAGTCCGTGGCCAAGAAGCACGGCATGGCCTGCCTGCTGCACGAGAAGCCCTTCGCGGGCATCAACGGCTCCGGCAAGCACCTGAACTACTCCATCTCCACCTCCTCCCAGGGCTCCCTGTACTCCCCGGGCAACACCCCGCACAAGAACATGCAGTTCCTGGCGGTCACCGCGGCCACCATCCGCGCCGTGGAAAAATACGCCAAGCTGCTCCGCGCCGTGGTCGCCTCTGCGGGCAACGACCACCGTCTGGGCGCCAACGAAGCGCCCCCGGCCATCATCTCCATCTTCCTGGGCGAAGAACTGGCCGAGATCTTCAACCAGATCGAACTGGGCGACCTCAAGGGCTGCAAGGCCAAGGGCTGCCTCGAGATGGGCGTCGATTCCCTGCCCCCGCTGCCGCTGGATTCCGGCGACCGCAACCGCACCTCTCCCTTCGCCTTCACCGGCAACCGCTTCGAGTTCCGCGCGGTCGGCTCCAACCAGTCCATCGCCGGCGCCCAGGTGGCCCTGAACACCATCCTGGCCGAGTCCCTGGACTTCATCACCGACGAGATCCTGAAGATCACCGGCGGCAAGAAGGCCGGTCTCAAGGAAGCCTGCCAGAAGGTCCTGCAGGGCATCATGAAGAAGCACGGCCACGTCATCTTCAACGGTGACGGCTACGCCGACGCATGGCAGAAGGAAGCCGCCAAGCGCGGTCTGCCCAACCTGAAGACCACCCCGGACGCCCTGCCCGCCATCATCGACAAGGAAGTGGTCGCGGTCTTCGAGAAGTACGGCGTCCTGTCCAAGGACGAGCTGCACTCCCGCTACGAGATCTACCACGAGCAGTACTGCCAGCACATCGTCACCGAGTCCCTGCTGACCGTGAAGGTCGCCAAGACCATCATCCTGCCCTCGGCCATCCGCTACCAGGGCGAACTGGCCCAGGTCGCCGCGTCCATCAAGGCCATCGGCATCGAGCCCCGGACCATCCTGCTCCAGGAAGTCACCGACAAGCTGCGTGACCTCCAGCAGAACATCGTGGCCCTGGAGAAGATCATCGCCAAGGACGACTTCAAGACCGTGGAAGAGGATGCCAAGTACAAGGTCGAAAAGACCCTGCCCGCCATGCTCGCCGTCCGCGAAGTGGTCGACGCCCTCGAAGGCATCGTGGCCGACGATCTGTGGCCCCTGCCCAGCTACCAGGAAATGCTCTTCATTAAGTAA
- a CDS encoding mechanosensitive ion channel family protein, producing the protein MEPGIEYYYNQVIEWLQVNLLTVHAAVEWSCIVAGLAGAYVLGRFTRPRFVAWIGRSVRNEVVRSLILAPTGVGASLAFVAFAQVCIGLSVLLDHFPRWMFAASDLALAWVAIRLLTLLIPNRVLSRLVAVLIWLMALLQVCGLQAPLTAYLQGLTLSVGGTAISLYGAIKGVFLAVLCLQIASAVSRLVARWIRTSTGLSPSLQVLTGKLVNVVLYTAALLLAMSSVGIDLTSFAIFSSAVGVGVGFGLKTIFSNYIAGILLLADKSIKPGDTIEVGGVFGTVHHMFARYASVLTRDGKEYLIPNERMITNEVVNWTYSNKDIRLIIPVGVSYESDPHQVKTLLEEAASRTSRILKIPEPKARLAGFGDSSIDMELCVWISDANCGVGNVKSEVLFNIWDSFKENNITIPFPQREIRLLNTPEDKQD; encoded by the coding sequence ATGGAGCCGGGTATCGAATACTATTACAACCAGGTGATCGAGTGGTTGCAGGTGAACCTGCTGACGGTCCACGCGGCCGTGGAGTGGTCGTGCATCGTCGCGGGCCTGGCCGGGGCCTATGTGCTCGGCAGGTTCACCCGGCCGAGGTTCGTGGCCTGGATCGGGCGCTCCGTGCGCAACGAGGTCGTGCGCTCCCTGATTCTCGCCCCCACCGGGGTGGGCGCCAGCCTGGCCTTCGTGGCCTTCGCCCAGGTCTGCATCGGCCTGTCCGTGCTCCTGGATCACTTTCCGCGCTGGATGTTCGCGGCCAGCGACCTGGCCCTGGCCTGGGTGGCCATCCGGCTGCTGACCCTGCTCATCCCCAACCGCGTCCTGTCCAGGCTCGTGGCCGTGCTCATCTGGCTCATGGCCCTGCTCCAGGTCTGCGGGCTCCAGGCCCCCCTGACCGCCTACCTCCAGGGGCTGACCCTGTCCGTGGGCGGCACGGCCATCTCCCTGTACGGGGCCATCAAGGGCGTGTTCCTGGCCGTCCTCTGCCTCCAGATCGCCTCGGCCGTCTCCCGGCTCGTGGCCCGGTGGATCCGGACGAGCACCGGGCTGTCGCCCTCTCTCCAGGTGCTCACCGGCAAGTTGGTCAACGTCGTCCTGTACACCGCCGCACTGCTGCTGGCCATGTCCAGCGTGGGCATCGACCTGACCAGCTTCGCCATCTTTTCGAGCGCCGTGGGCGTGGGTGTCGGCTTCGGGCTGAAAACCATCTTTTCCAATTACATAGCGGGCATCCTCCTGTTGGCCGACAAGTCCATCAAGCCCGGCGACACCATCGAGGTGGGCGGGGTCTTCGGCACGGTCCACCACATGTTCGCCCGCTACGCCTCGGTGTTGACCAGGGACGGGAAGGAATACCTCATCCCCAACGAGCGGATGATCACCAACGAGGTGGTCAACTGGACGTATTCCAACAAGGACATCCGCCTGATCATCCCGGTGGGCGTGTCGTATGAATCCGATCCGCACCAGGTCAAGACCCTCCTGGAAGAGGCGGCCTCACGGACCAGCCGCATCCTCAAGATTCCCGAGCCCAAGGCCCGCCTGGCCGGATTCGGGGACTCGTCCATCGACATGGAACTGTGCGTCTGGATCTCGGACGCCAACTGCGGCGTGGGCAACGTCAAGAGCGAAGTCCTCTTCAACATCTGGGATTCCTTCAAGGAAAACAACATCACCATCCCCTTCCCCCAACGGGAAATCCGCCTGCTGAACACCCCCGAGGACAAACAGGACTAG
- a CDS encoding caspase family protein, with product MKRLLLFIVLCLLILPATPANAADKALLIGIGKYRMKGIDLPGIDKDVETMRKVALTLGYKPENIRVLTDDQATLKNIQAAVDEWLIAGVGPDERALFYFSGHGSQIYDKDKDETDNADEVLVCNDVALGVNTLKNVLVDDMFRDMLKRMRSANVFILIDACHSGTATRSLTARHAGIVPKFLEYPGMPRASRSLPLFNKSMDTAEPLNYSALSAAQDNQRAQASTKGSFFTLGIERAVEQAAKDRRLDMSKLYAETTRYIADVVPEPAMVYSPALVGDAAHNEKNLFVPKEAAPEDWITQIRKIAGHAAYDVKVGTNGTVFKVGDPLRITCTPRTDGYLNVVTIQPGDKAPTILFPNKFHPENLVKAGLTVAIPAQGDAFELAAAPPAGKALIAVFHSPFPVNFYRQGYGDGAFRTMDQASTRGFVVIDAQEKPEAETAQPAQPARPESKPYGAGIVLLKIR from the coding sequence ATGAAACGACTGCTTCTCTTCATTGTTCTCTGCCTCCTGATCCTCCCCGCAACACCCGCCAACGCAGCCGACAAGGCCCTGCTCATCGGCATCGGCAAATACCGGATGAAGGGCATCGACCTGCCCGGTATCGACAAGGATGTCGAGACCATGCGCAAGGTCGCCCTGACCCTCGGGTACAAGCCGGAAAACATCAGGGTCCTGACGGACGACCAGGCCACGCTCAAGAACATCCAGGCCGCCGTGGACGAGTGGCTCATCGCCGGCGTGGGCCCCGACGAACGCGCCCTGTTCTATTTCAGCGGGCACGGCTCGCAGATATACGATAAGGACAAGGACGAAACCGACAACGCGGACGAGGTCCTGGTCTGCAACGACGTGGCCCTCGGGGTGAACACGCTCAAGAACGTCCTGGTGGACGACATGTTCCGCGACATGCTCAAGCGCATGCGTTCCGCCAACGTCTTCATTCTCATCGACGCCTGCCACAGCGGCACCGCCACCCGGAGCCTGACCGCCCGGCACGCGGGCATCGTGCCCAAGTTCCTTGAATATCCGGGCATGCCGAGGGCCAGCCGGTCCCTGCCCCTGTTCAACAAGTCCATGGACACGGCCGAGCCGCTCAACTATTCGGCCCTGAGCGCCGCCCAGGACAACCAGCGGGCCCAGGCCTCCACCAAGGGCAGCTTCTTCACCCTGGGTATCGAGCGGGCGGTCGAGCAGGCGGCCAAGGACCGGCGCCTGGACATGTCCAAGCTCTACGCCGAGACCACCCGGTACATAGCGGACGTCGTGCCCGAACCGGCCATGGTCTACAGCCCGGCCCTGGTGGGCGACGCCGCCCACAACGAAAAGAATCTCTTCGTCCCGAAGGAGGCCGCGCCCGAGGACTGGATCACCCAGATCCGCAAGATCGCGGGCCACGCCGCCTATGACGTCAAGGTCGGGACCAACGGCACGGTCTTCAAGGTCGGCGATCCGCTACGCATCACCTGCACCCCCCGGACCGACGGCTACCTCAACGTGGTCACCATCCAGCCCGGCGACAAGGCGCCCACCATCCTCTTCCCCAACAAGTTCCATCCCGAGAACCTGGTCAAGGCGGGCCTGACCGTGGCCATCCCCGCGCAGGGCGACGCCTTCGAGCTGGCCGCCGCCCCGCCCGCGGGCAAGGCGCTCATCGCGGTCTTCCACTCCCCGTTCCCGGTGAACTTCTACCGTCAGGGGTACGGGGACGGCGCGTTCCGGACCATGGACCAGGCCTCCACGCGCGGCTTCGTCGTGATCGACGCCCAGGAGAAGCCCGAAGCGGAAACGGCGCAACCGGCCCAACCGGCCCGCCCCGAAAGCAAGCCCTACGGGGCCGGCATCGTCCTGCTCAAGATCAGGTAA
- a CDS encoding zf-HC2 domain-containing protein, producing MAHHLSDEQLAELGLAATEGTGHPGPCPSAEDLAALREGRLDAARRAEILAHLDGCAECVARWLAVSSVDASSEDAPERAVPAPRAVSPVFVRTVAVIAAVAACVFFVIRLFPPSGGGPDFARSVDAGYRLVLDDPRLYAALSGPVRELAASGGVRSAGTPAEGAFEAGWAAGLAALGRGREGVAAPSGNARAEYVFAAGRWSVLVHAALDAEVPSGGNFWKEQARTAGLFQERTAALAPGDETRHRALWGDLAAVLDRLADGSATARDRDRLCRLLGGLGRVMGESDLGA from the coding sequence ATGGCGCACCATCTGAGCGACGAACAACTGGCCGAACTGGGTCTGGCCGCGACGGAAGGAACCGGGCATCCCGGCCCCTGCCCGTCCGCCGAGGATCTGGCCGCACTGCGGGAGGGCCGCCTGGACGCGGCCCGCCGGGCCGAAATCCTGGCCCATCTCGACGGTTGCGCCGAATGCGTGGCCCGGTGGCTGGCCGTGTCGTCGGTGGACGCATCCTCGGAGGACGCGCCGGAGCGGGCCGTCCCGGCCCCCAGGGCCGTGTCGCCGGTCTTTGTCCGGACCGTGGCCGTGATTGCGGCCGTTGCCGCCTGCGTGTTTTTCGTCATCCGTCTCTTTCCCCCGAGCGGGGGCGGGCCGGACTTCGCGCGCTCCGTGGACGCCGGGTACCGGCTCGTGCTGGACGATCCCCGGTTGTACGCCGCCCTGAGCGGCCCGGTCCGGGAGCTGGCCGCGTCCGGCGGGGTGCGGTCCGCCGGGACCCCGGCCGAAGGCGCGTTCGAGGCCGGGTGGGCGGCGGGCCTGGCCGCGCTGGGCCGGGGCAGGGAAGGGGTTGCCGCGCCTTCCGGCAACGCGCGCGCGGAGTACGTCTTTGCGGCGGGACGGTGGAGCGTCCTGGTTCATGCGGCGCTGGACGCGGAGGTCCCGTCCGGCGGGAATTTCTGGAAGGAGCAGGCGCGGACCGCCGGGCTGTTCCAGGAGCGGACGGCCGCGCTCGCGCCTGGGGACGAGACCCGGCACCGGGCCCTGTGGGGGGACCTGGCGGCGGTCCTGGACCGTCTGGCCGACGGTTCCGCCACGGCGCGGGACCGGGACCGGCTGTGCAGGCTCCTGGGCGGGCTCGGTCGGGTCATGGGGGAATCGGACCTCGGCGCCTGA
- a CDS encoding caspase family protein produces MNIHLPIIHRPRPVAGWLPALVPALFLLLTSVAFGAQKYALLIGINDYSHTGFRSLRGARNDIDLMRGVLVSRFGFAPGHIVQLVDGQATHTAIRDAFHRLRDTVGPGDFVYIHYSGHGSSVCDVSGDEGPGGLDSTWVAFGSRTGGKGKAGPVDCRLLRERAGTLPAWSDGIDSYDILDDELNGWLVELGRVTDNIVFVSDSCHSGTVTRSFEARATRGLPRDFRPYVPGRIETGTLRGVRIGACRDDEKAGEYRTGDKVYGMFTWFWANALMEVGPDATWQDLVKRASALIGYEYAGYSNQHPQIEGGLDREVFGGGGRDLDDRVSVAGVDDGLVSLNAGSLSGVTVNSLYVDTSRGGGAGERSVRIVSVEPTMSIGETSADLKPGDLLSLKRFWPEASSRSIFVRAELPGDALYAAMAREAVRNMPQFELAGDESSADLILHIFRPGRGAAKDAARQEGPPASDESAPVQCWILSPDGRPLAEGGRRLTLAVTRDWEKPLEDALERVSRVRHLLTLKSPPGAARPVIMEMTIWKPAVAGATGEIREIGGRRYARWGSFDTDVSDTAVLAVGDVLTFGMYNQSDTPYYCYLIDITDDGRILPFYPTEEKGMESGKVLPGQTLDTADDLSLEMDRSGREYIQLIVSRDPVDIGLLNQRRAGSSGKDLGFAGSFLLPASGRGKDVDRSVPPAQWATEKLVLDIAARGGSNS; encoded by the coding sequence ATGAACATCCACTTGCCCATCATCCATCGTCCGAGGCCCGTCGCCGGGTGGCTGCCCGCCCTGGTCCCGGCATTGTTCCTGCTGCTGACGTCGGTCGCCTTCGGGGCGCAGAAGTACGCCCTGCTCATCGGCATCAACGACTATTCCCACACCGGCTTCCGCTCCCTGCGCGGGGCCAGGAACGACATCGACCTCATGCGCGGGGTGCTCGTCTCCCGCTTCGGGTTCGCGCCCGGGCATATCGTCCAGCTGGTGGACGGCCAGGCCACGCACACGGCCATCCGCGACGCCTTCCACCGCCTGCGGGACACGGTCGGTCCCGGAGATTTCGTCTACATCCACTATTCCGGCCACGGCTCCTCGGTCTGCGACGTGAGCGGCGACGAGGGACCCGGCGGGCTGGACTCCACCTGGGTCGCCTTCGGATCGAGGACCGGCGGCAAGGGCAAGGCCGGGCCCGTGGACTGCCGCCTGCTGCGCGAGCGGGCGGGGACCCTCCCCGCCTGGAGCGACGGCATCGACTCCTACGACATCCTGGACGACGAACTGAATGGCTGGCTGGTGGAGTTGGGCCGCGTCACGGACAACATCGTGTTCGTGTCCGATTCCTGCCACTCCGGCACCGTGACCCGGAGCTTCGAGGCTCGGGCCACGCGCGGCCTGCCCCGCGATTTCCGGCCCTACGTGCCCGGCCGGATCGAGACCGGGACCCTGCGGGGCGTCCGGATCGGGGCCTGCCGGGACGACGAAAAGGCCGGGGAGTACCGCACCGGGGACAAGGTCTACGGCATGTTCACCTGGTTCTGGGCCAATGCCCTGATGGAGGTCGGGCCGGACGCCACCTGGCAGGACCTGGTCAAGCGGGCCTCCGCGCTCATCGGCTACGAGTACGCCGGGTATTCCAATCAGCACCCGCAGATCGAGGGCGGCCTGGACCGGGAGGTCTTCGGCGGCGGCGGGCGGGACCTGGACGACAGGGTGTCCGTGGCCGGAGTGGACGACGGCCTGGTGTCCCTCAATGCGGGCAGCCTGTCCGGAGTGACCGTCAACTCGCTCTACGTGGACACGTCCCGGGGGGGCGGAGCCGGGGAGCGCAGCGTGCGGATCGTCTCGGTGGAGCCGACCATGAGCATCGGCGAGACCTCGGCGGACCTGAAGCCGGGGGACCTGCTGTCCCTGAAGCGGTTCTGGCCCGAAGCCTCCTCCCGGTCGATCTTCGTGCGCGCGGAGCTGCCCGGCGACGCCCTCTACGCGGCCATGGCCCGCGAGGCCGTGCGGAACATGCCGCAGTTCGAGCTCGCCGGGGACGAATCCTCGGCGGACCTGATCCTGCACATCTTCCGGCCCGGCAGGGGGGCGGCCAAGGACGCCGCCCGGCAGGAAGGCCCGCCCGCATCGGACGAAAGCGCCCCGGTCCAGTGCTGGATTCTTTCCCCGGACGGGCGGCCCCTGGCCGAGGGCGGGCGCAGGCTCACCCTGGCCGTGACGCGGGACTGGGAGAAGCCCCTAGAGGATGCCCTGGAACGGGTCTCCAGGGTGCGCCATCTGCTGACCCTCAAGTCGCCGCCGGGCGCGGCCCGGCCGGTGATCATGGAGATGACCATCTGGAAGCCCGCCGTTGCCGGGGCCACGGGCGAGATTCGGGAGATCGGCGGCAGGCGCTACGCCCGCTGGGGCAGCTTCGACACGGACGTTTCCGACACGGCCGTCCTGGCCGTGGGCGACGTGCTGACGTTCGGCATGTACAACCAAAGCGATACGCCGTATTACTGCTATCTGATCGATATCACTGACGACGGCAGGATTCTGCCCTTCTACCCGACCGAGGAGAAGGGCATGGAATCGGGCAAGGTGCTGCCGGGGCAGACCCTGGACACGGCGGACGACCTTTCCCTGGAAATGGACCGGTCCGGGCGCGAATACATCCAGCTGATCGTCAGCCGGGACCCGGTGGACATCGGCCTGCTCAACCAGCGCCGGGCCGGGTCTTCCGGCAAGGACCTGGGCTTTGCCGGGAGCTTCCTGCTGCCCGCCTCCGGCCGTGGCAAGGACGTGGACCGGAGCGTCCCCCCGGCGCAGTGGGCAACGGAAAAACTGGTCCTGGACATAGCCGCCCGGGGCGGGAGCAACTCATGA
- a CDS encoding OmpA family protein — MFRKFCIGVCLAFAAVALAGVALAGEVIDSDTLVRQLEDGGSGGMRTRGFTVNKAAAETPRPSATVYIYFATNSAVITGEQSFRQLDELGRALTSSALRGARMEIGGHTDSVGSDAYNLQLSRKRAQAVSDYLNKKYGFTAAAVTGYGESAPVASNETAEGRAGNRRVVITRLD; from the coding sequence ATGTTTCGGAAATTCTGCATCGGGGTTTGTCTGGCATTCGCGGCGGTCGCCCTGGCCGGGGTCGCCCTGGCCGGGGAGGTGATCGACAGCGACACCCTGGTCCGGCAGCTGGAGGACGGCGGGAGCGGCGGCATGCGCACGCGCGGCTTCACGGTCAACAAGGCCGCGGCCGAGACGCCCAGGCCCTCGGCGACCGTCTACATCTATTTCGCCACCAACAGCGCGGTCATCACCGGCGAGCAATCCTTCAGGCAGCTCGACGAGCTGGGCCGGGCCCTGACCTCAAGCGCCCTGCGCGGGGCGCGCATGGAGATCGGCGGCCATACGGACAGCGTGGGCAGCGATGCCTACAACCTGCAATTGTCCAGGAAGCGGGCCCAGGCCGTGAGCGACTATCTCAACAAGAAGTATGGGTTCACGGCTGCGGCCGTCACGGGCTACGGCGAGTCCGCCCCCGTGGCCTCCAACGAGACCGCCGAGGGGCGGGCCGGGAACCGCCGGGTGGTCATCACCCGCCTGGATTAG